The Pochonia chlamydosporia 170 chromosome 1, whole genome shotgun sequence genome window below encodes:
- a CDS encoding transcriptional regulatory protein GAL4 (similar to Metarhizium robertsii ARSEF 23 XP_007826567.2), with amino-acid sequence MDIEYKRKRVAKACQRCRSMKSKCDGHRPSCSRCLGYGYTCIYRLQRPRLRTGTDERFSADISENLPDLCDAIHQQESLLDHVISLLPSGPEQEEVLLKRSSIKSQIDDAISSTRSNVSPRAVASESPSASPSGHVDRSPGYLGEVSDIRFVNLVKKILQTQDGTAMTQRDFESYDQGESLVFSDKVTSPTMLLPVFEEAKRYINAYFTTIHIAYPFIPESIFVQEYKTHRDHDTPQARNCGSNIETALLYTICAIGAHYTTLPGKDNGVDTLHEKFFSCWTILGQAVRVAQSIGLHVASEESDSTQCGHSPEIEKRRRVWYSIYVLDRLLSLQLGRPPAIHDDDFNVPLPTRTSDAEIDWTGEVVEERTSNGPSSGDYFIARNMLAIKYHHLRALIYRPYLCHPLLMHLGDPNTSFSQLDWPLIRTYERACILEARETARLLHGISSKEELVHGFPWWQMISCLVCASSILLVSSMFAEATLESSEFDTDGLSDDAETCLKVFDALSINSPGARIARDMMKALKECGVKWKDAGGGTPRSAQDSAKALNGSPRLLNQVPNLNTTLNSLYDGDYGQQLSISGGSVQTNCCWPAEIVDSMAWSSQFFDFGSERLGHGD; translated from the exons ATGGATATCGAATACAAGCGTAAGCGCGTTGCCAAAGCCTGTCAAAGATGCAGGTCTATGAAGTCAAAG TGCGACGGACATCGGCCATCGTGCAGCAGATGTCTGGGTTACGGATATACCTGCATTTACCGCCTACAACGCCCTCGACTACGAACTGGAACAGACGAGCGCTTCAGTGCAGATATTTCCGAGAACTTACCGGACTTATGCGATGCCATACACCAGCAAGAAAGCTTACTGGACCATGTGATTTCTCTCCTTCCCTCTGGTCCGGAACAAGAGGAAGTCCTCCTGAAGAGGTCGAGCATCAAATCACAGATTGATGACGCCATCTCCAGTACGAGATCTAATGTTTCACCACGCGCAGTTGCTAGCGAATCTCCTAGCGCATCACCTTCTGGTCATGTCGATCGGTCACCAGGATACCTGGGGGAGGTTAGCGACATTCGATTTGTGAATCTGGTGAAGAAGATTCTGCAGACTCAAGATGGGACTGCAATGACGCAAAGGGATTTTGAGAGTTATGACCAAGGCGAGAGCCTGGTGTTTTCTGACAAGGTCACATCTCCGACCATGCTACTGCCTGTCTTCGAGGAAGCTAAGCGATACATCAATGCGTATTTCACAACCATCCATATCGCTTATCCCTTTATCCCTGAGTCAATCTTTGTTCAAGAGTACAAGACACATCGAGACCATGACACTCCCCAGGCGCGGAACTGTGGCAGCAATATCGAGACTGCGCTACTAT ATACGATTTGTGCCATTGGTGCTCATTATACAACTCTACCTGGCAAGGATAATGGCGTAGATACGCTACATGAGAAGTTTTTCTC TTGTTGGACCATACTAGGCCAAGCCGTTCGTGTAGCTCAAAGCATTGGGCTGCACGTAGCAAGCGAGGAGTCAGATAGTACACAATGCGGTCACTCTCCAGAGATTGAGAAACGACGTCGCGTCTGGTACTCCATCTATGTTTTAGATCGGCTACTTTCACTACAGCTTGGTCGACCTCCAGCTATCCATGATGACGACTTTAACGTCCCGTTACCAACGCGAACGAGTGATGCCGAGATTGATTGGACCGgcgaggtggtggaggagagaaCAAGTAATGGGCCGTCATCGGGGGACTATTTTATTGCA CGAAACATGTTGGCCATAAAGTATCATCATCTTCGGGCCCTCATCTACCGCCCGTATCTATGTCATCCGCTACTAATGCACCTCGGTGACCCCAATACATCTTTTAGCCAGTTAGATTGGCCATTGATTCGCACCTACGAGCGAGCATGCATTTTGGAAGCTCGCGAGACGGCTCGCTTGCTGCACGGGATCTCCAGCAAAGAGGAGCTAGTTCATGGGTTCCCATGGTGGCAGATGATATCTTGCTTAGTATGCGCTAGCTCTATCTTGCTTGTGTCTAGCATGTTTGCTGAGGCAACGCTTGAGTCGTCTGAGTTCGATACCGACGGGTTATCAGATGACGCAGAAACGTGTCTTAAAGTGTTTGATGCTCTTAGTATCAACTCACCAGGAGCGAGGATAGCCCGTGACATGATGAAAGCTTTGAAGGAGTGCGGCGTGAAGTGGA AAGAcgccggcggcggcaccCCCAGAAGTGCTCAGGATAGTGCAAAAGCATTAAATGGCTCTCCGAGGCTTTTAAACCAGGTCCCTAATCTAAACACGACCTTGAACTCCCTTTATGACGGTGACTATGGGCAACAGCTATCCATATCCGGGGGCTCGGTGCAAACAAACTGCTGCTGGCCAGCGGAAATCGTGGACTCAATGGCGTGGTCGTCGCAGTTTTTTGATTTTGGGTCCGAGAGATTAGGCCACGGAGATTGA